One Ostrea edulis chromosome 2, xbOstEdul1.1, whole genome shotgun sequence genomic region harbors:
- the LOC125661423 gene encoding uncharacterized protein LOC125661423 isoform X1: MASSIYASTPETTNANRACRAVLGPCTDGLRDILRHYVPPLTFPRVIKLKILNLPRLTIDQRDLILPRHGSYTGNYGDIDISLLYILLRNISGITPHSKGWGNDPDPRDLSLSANVERIRFVRNRCVHSSVPFMSNSDFNSIWSTIRSTMVELDTFLMNGNKFEKAVDFLRHESMDPEHDLQYEKKLRKQVEEDTKTREMVVNLESRIKETSEETRRLDGRIEDTSERVEKLDGRIEDTSERVEKLDDKVEKLTKSPIPPNVREQYNKKIRKWREEDKLYYETHNFPSVMEKVKNQRYVTFVGVPGSGKSATAHHISLKLQDEGYEVVPTIDVRKMEDYGDPSNPQVFVIDDVMGVFGLQKTKLDVLTDYKENITDSCMVKSRTLMTCREAVFNETLPYKPFLTKEETVIKLHSSDNALNDKDKKQILKKYGLNVNLISPALLTSTSRMFPLLCKLFSKETKFQALGSTFFLNPVQCIIDELDDMQRHSKLNYAVLVLCMLNENSLSRDILKDKHCIDKKMNVSENCRLEHYTDTKFMDALSALEGTYTKQCGVQYTFIHDSMFEICAYHYGKQFPDQMLLYMSSSYIANSVKPQTSEPGIVNKLREKQSDSQSIERCEGSNDSEGKEKESDDKNSLRGESFDLCIRLPEDQYPLLAERLYRDIQNMELYDVFRNQVLKHPQVCKAFIRELETKSNTELKSVFLSSRGEVDKIVSTRKRVEKESEERLELGRQTVLVGQREKRDDEGERLWLEYTYNVRVISWVIYYGHYQIIEYIVQQTEQPNEISELFWVTGNSPHQSKSGIDACNKQESDINRLVEECRLLLLSCYSGDVQIVRFLLPVCKKAINGIGRIREDNYWSHLPLTAACNGGHVSIVKELMKAGADVNLQDRWGNTPLLAACKGGHVSVVKELVKAGADVNLQDDNRNTSLLAACKGGHVSVVEELVKAGAVNLQDRWGNTPLLAACKRGHVSVVEELVKAGADVNLKDDDGNTPLHAACKGGHVSVVEGLVKAGADVNLQDDDGNTRLLAACKRGHVSVVKELVKVGADVNLQGRLKITPLLAACKRGHVSVVEELVKAGADVNLQDEDKNTPLLAACKRGHVSVVEELVKAGVDVNIQITQEYRTPLLAACKRGHVSVVKELVKAGADVNLQITGIWVNTPLIAACNGGHVSVVEELVEAGADVNLHDNMGNTPLILACMRGHVSVVKELVKAGADDNLQGDMGNTPLLAACKGGYVSVVKELVKAGLQDNMRNTPLITACNRGHVSIVKELVKAGTDVNLKDDDGNTPLLAACKGGHASVVEELMKAGADVNLQDNMRNTPLLAACNRGHVSVVEELMKAGVDVNLQDRQRSNTPLIAVYEGRHVSVVEGLVRAGADVNGQDDDKKTLLLAACKGGHVSVVEGLLKAGSDVNLQDNMGNTPLIAACEKGHVSVVEELVKAGADVNLQDRKGYNTPLIVACEGGHVSVVKELVKAGADINLQDNMGNTPLIAACKGGHVSVVEGLVKARADVNLQDNMGNTPLLAACEGGHKSVVEELVKAGADVNLQDGDGNTPLLAACKGGHVSIVKELVKAGGDVNVQVDMRNTPLLAACEGGHVSVVEELVKAGADVNLQDDDRNTPLLAACKGGHVSIVEGLMKAGADANVQDNMGKTPLITACNKGHASVVKELVAAGADVNLQDSEGYPPLMSACKGGHGSVVKVLVKAGADVNLQDRRRINKPLLGACKRGHVCIVKELMKAGVNVNLRDDHWITLLLAACKRGHVNVVKELVTAGADVNLQVGERYTPLIAVCYKGHVRLVEELVKSRADVNLQDKKGNTPLIAACKGGHVSVVERLMKAGADVNKQDNMGYTPLIAACEGGHASVVEELVKAGADVNLQGRLRNTPLIAACYRGHVSVIEKLVKAGADFNLQDNMRNTPLIAACKGGHVSVVEGLVKAGADVNLQDDDGNTPLLAACKGGHVSIVEELVKAGVDVNLQDSMRNTPLLAACKGGHVSIVEGVVKAGADVNLQDDEGNTPLLAAGKGGHVSIVEGLVNAGTDVNLQDDDGNTPLLAACKGGHVSVVKELVKAGADVNLQGDYTNTPLIGAVRKCHLSTVKCLVEHGAGLVIQDVDINVSAVYKALILNKSDIVKYIIQEQNRIIPGKFNGNVHLLNCLVDIRHAGVKTDSRDEVVVTDRSVWSMDRGGDLCKTISKGDCDVLRRLLCVGLDVDQSIQFYGKYNKSDVIPLLYTLIDERYGVSYRAGKARILLQAGADVNVRVRYKKYGSVLDREGVSVLERTRRLLCKHSDSKYWILRDRVSWKIDRMTEYGRVMCEIKKHVRRHSV, translated from the exons ATGGCAAGCTCCATTTATGCATCGACACCGGAGACTACGAACGCTAACAGAGCTTGCCGTGCTGTACTCGGGCCCTGTACAGATGGGCTGCGTGACATACTGCGTCACTATGTCCCGCCTCTAACATTTCCTCGCGTTATCAAACTAAAGATTCTCAATCTTCCTCGACTGACTATAGATCAGCGTGACCTAATATTACCTCGGCATGGAAGTTATACTGGGAACTATGGTGATATAGACATATCCTTATTGTATATCTTATTGAGGAATATATCTGGCATAACTCCTCACTCCAAGGGCTGGGGCAATGATCCTGACCCCCGTGACCTGAGTCTCTCGGCTAATGTTGAGAGAATTCGATTCGTCCGGAATCGTTGTGTTCACAGTTCTGTCCCATTCATGTCCAACTCGGACTTTAACTCTATCTGGTCCACCATTAGATCGACAATGGTAGAGCTGGATACCTTCCTTATGAATggaaacaaatttgaaaaggcGGTGGATTTCCTACGTCATGAGTCAATGGACCCTGAACATGACTTACAATACGAAAAAAAACTGAGGAAGCAGGTGGAGGAAGATACAAAGACTAGGGAAATGGTGGTCAACCTTGAGA GTAGGATAAAAGAAACGTCCGAGGAAACCAGGAGATTGGATG GGCGGATTGAAGACACATCAGAGAGAGTGGAGAAGTTAGATG GGCGGATTGAAGACACATCAGAGAGAGTGGAGAAGTTAGATG ATAAAGTGGAGAAACTAACAAAGTCCCCCATTCCCCCAAATGTGAGAG agcaatacaaTAAGAAAATTCGGAAATGGAGAGAGGAAGACAAGCTTTACTATGAAACCCACAACTTTCCGTCAGTGATGGAGAAGGTGAAAAACCAACGTTACGTAACGTTTGTTGGTGTGCCTGGGTCTGGGAAGTCTGCCACGGCTCACCACATTTCCCTCAAGCTCCAGGACGAAGGTTACGAAGTTGTACCAACCATAGACGTCAGGAAGATGGAGGACTATGGTGATCCCAGTAATCCGCAAgtttttgttattgatgatgTGATGGGTGTCTTTGGACTCCAGAAAACTAAATTAGATGTGTTGACTGATTATAAAGAGAATATAACAGATTCTTGCATGGTTAAGTCTAGAACTTTGATGACATGTAGAGAGGCTGTGTTCAATGAGACGCTACCCTACAAACCCTTCCTTACCAAAGAAGAAACGGTGATTAAGTTACACAGTTCTGATAATGCATTAAATGACAAAGACAAAAAACAAATTCTCAAGAAATATGGTTTAAATGTAAATCTGATTTCACCTGCATTGCTGACATCAACATCTCGCATGTTTCCTCTTCTCTGTAAATTGTTTTCTAAGGAAACAAAATTCCAAGCTCTTGGTTCAACGTTTTTCCTGAATCCAGTCCAATGTATCATTGATGAACTTGATGATATGCAAAGACATAGCAAACTGAATTATGCGGTACTTGTTTTGTGTATGCTGAATGAAAACAGTCTCTCAAGAGACATTTTAAAGGATAAACATTgtattgataagaaaatgaatGTTTCGGAAAACTGCAGATTAGAGCACTACACTGATACTAAGTTTATGGATGCCTTGTCAGCATTGGAGGGGACCTACACAAAACAGTGTGGTGTACAATACACATTTATACATGACTCCATGTTTGAAATCTGTGCTTATCACTATGGCAAACAGTTTCCTGACCAAATGTTGCTGTATATGAGTAGTAGTTATATTGCTAATTCTGTTAAACCGCAGACAAGTGAACCAGGTATTGTTAACAAACTGAGAGAGAAACAGAGTGATTCTCAATCTATTGAACGGTGTGAGGGTAGCAATGATAGTGAAGGAAAAGAGAAGGAGAGCGATGATAAAAACAGTCTGAGAGGGGAATCGTTTGATCTGTGTATAAGGTTACCTGAGGATCAGTACCCACTGTTAGCAGAGAGATTGTACAGAGACATACAGAACATGGAGCTATATGATGTTTTCAGGAATCAGGTTTTAAAACACCCCCAGGTGTGTAAGGCTTTTATTCGTGAGCTAGAAACAAAGTCAAACACAGAATTAAAATCTGTGTTTCTGTCCAGTCGGGGAGAGGTAGATAAGATAGTGAGTACACGAAAGCGTGTGGAGAAGGAGAGTGAGGAGAGGCTGGAGTTGGGGAGACAGACGGTGCTGGTGGGTCAGAGGGAGAAACGAGATGATGAGGGAGAAAGATTATGGTTGGAATACACGTACAATGTGAGAGTGATCAGCTGGGTGATTTACTATGGACATTATCAGATAATAGAGTACATAGTACAACAGACTGAACAACCCAATGAAATAAGTGAATTGTTTTGGGTAACGGGAAATTCTCCACATCAATCTAAATCTGGGATAGATGCATGTAATAAACAGGAAAGTGATATCAATAGGCTTGTAGAAGAGTGTAGATTACTTTTATTGAGTTGTTATAGTGGTGATGTACAGATTGTCAGATTTCTGCTTCCTGTCTGTAAGAAAGCAATAAATGGGATAGGTCGGATCAGAGAAGATAATTATTGGTCTCATTTACCTCTTACTGCTGCATGTAATGGAGGACATGTAAGTATAGTGAAGGAGCTgatgaaggcgggggctgatgtcaatctacaggataGATGGGGGAATACACCACTGCTAGCTGCATGTAAGGGAGGACATGTGAGTGTAGtgaaggagctggtgaaggcgggggctgatgtcaatctacaggatgATAACAGGAATACATCACTGCTAGCTGCATGTAAGGGAGGACATGTGAGTGtagtggaggagctggtgaaggcgggggctgtCAATTTACAGGATAGATGGGGGAATACACCACTGTTAGCTGCATGTAAGAGAGGACATGTGAGTGTAGTGGaagagctggtgaaggcgggggctgatgtcaatctaaaGGATGATGACGGGAATACACCACTGCATGCTGCATGTAAGGGAGGACATGTGAGTGTAGTGGAGGGactggtgaaggcgggggctgatgtcaatctacaggatgATGATGGGAATACACGACTGCTAGCTGCATGTAAGAGAGGACATGTGAGTGTAGTGAAGGAGCTGGTGAAAgtgggggctgatgtcaatttACAGGGTAGACTGAAGATTACACCACTGCTAGCTGCATGTAAGAGAGGACATGTGAGTGTAGTGGAGGAGCTAGTGAAGGCGggtgctgatgtcaatctacaggatgAGGACAAGAATACACCACTGCTAGCTGCATGTAAGAGAGGACATGTGAGTGtagtggaggagctggtgaaggctgGGGTTGACGTCAATATACAGATTACACAGGAGTATCGTACACCACTGCTAGCTGCATGTAAGAGAGGACATGTGAGTGTAGtgaaggagctggtgaaggcgggggctgatgtcaatctacagatTACCGGTATATGGGtgaatacaccactgatagctgcatgtAATGGAGGACATGTGAGTGTAGTGGAGGAGCTGGTGGAGGCGGgagctgatgtcaatctacatgATAATATGgggaatacaccactgataCTTGCATGTATGAGAGGACATGTGAGTGTAGTGAAAGAGCTGGTGAAGGCAGGGGCTGATGACAATTTACAGGGTGATATGGGGAATACACCACTGCTAGCTGCATGCAAGGGAGGATATGTGAGTGTAGtgaaggagctggtgaaggcggggcTACAGGATAATATGaggaatacaccactgataaCTGCATGTAATAGGGGACATGTGAGTATAGtgaaggagctggtgaaggcgggaACTGATGTCAATCTAAAGGATGATGACGGGAATACACCACTGCTAGCTGCATGTAAGGGAGGACATGCGAGTGTAGTGGAAGAACTgatgaaggcgggggctgatgtcaatctacaggataATATGAGGAATACACCACTGCTAGCTGCATGTAATAGAGGACATGTGAGTGTAGTGGAAGAGCTGATGAAGGCGGGGGTTGATGTTAATCTACAGGATAGACAAAGGTCTaatacaccactgatagctgTATATGAGGGGAGACATGTGAGTGTAGTGGAGGGCCTGGTGAGGGCGGGTGCTGATGTCAATGGACAGGATGATGACAAGAAAACACTACTGCTTGCTGCATGTAAGGGAGGACATGTGAGTGTAGTGGAGGGGTTGCTGAAGGCGGGGTCagatgtcaatctacaggataATATGgggaatacaccactgatagctgcatgtGAGAAAGGCCATGTGAGTGtagtggaggagctggtgaaggcgggggctgatgttAATTTACAGGATAGAAAGGGGTATAATACACCACTGATAGTTGCATGTGAGGGGGGACATGTGAGTGTAGTtaaggagctggtgaaggcgggggctgatatCAACCTACAGGATAATATGGGGAATACACCGCTGATAGCTGCATGTAAGGGAGGACATGTGAGTGTAGTGGAGGGGCTGGTTAAGGCgagggctgatgtcaatctacaggataATATGGGGAATACACCACTGCTAGCTGCATGTGAGGGAGGACATAAGAGTGtagtggaggagctggtgaaggcgggggctgatgttAATCTACAGGATGGTGACGGGAATACACCACTGCTAGCTGCATGTAAGGGAGGACATGTGAGTATAGtgaaggagctggtgaaggcggggggTGATGTCAATGTACAGGTTGATATGAGGAATACACCACTGCTAGCTGCATGTGAAGGAGGACATGTGAGTGtagtggaggagctggtgaaggcgggtgctgatgtcaatctacaggatgATGACAGGAATACACCACTCTTAGCTGCATGTAAGGGAGGACATGTGAGTATAGTGGAGGGGCTgatgaaggcgggggctgatgcCAATGTACAGGATAATATGGGGAAAACACCACTGATAACTGCATGTAATAAAGGACATGCGAGTGTAGTGAAGGAGTTGGTGGCGGcaggggctgatgtcaatctacaggataGTGAAGGGTATCCACCACTGATGTCTGCATGTAAGGGAGGACATGGGAGTGTAGTGAAGGTtctggtgaaggcgggggccgatgtcaatctacaggataGACGAAGGATTAATAAACCACTGCTAGGTGCATGTAAGAGAGGACATGTGTGTATAGTGAAAGAGCTTATGAAGGCGGGGGTCAATGTCAATCTACGGGATGATCACTGGATTACACTACTGCTAGCTGCATGTAAGAGAGGACATGTGAATGTAGTGAAGGAGCTGGTGACGGCGggtgctgatgtcaatctacaggtTGGAGAGAGATatacaccactgatagctgTTTGTTATAAAGGACATGTGAGATtagtggaggagctggtgaagtcgagggctgatgtcaatctacaggataAGAAAgggaatacaccactgatagctgcatgtAAGGGAGGACATGTGAGTGTAGTGGAGAGACTGATGAAGGCGGGAGCTGATGTCAATAAACAAGATAATATGGGGTatacaccactgatagctgcatgtGAGGGAGGACATGCGAGTGTAGTGGAGGAGCTGGTaaaggcgggggctgatgtcaatctacagggtAGACTGaggaatacaccactgatagctgcatgtTATAGAGGACATGTGAGTGTAATAGAgaagctggtgaaggcgggggctgattTCAATCTACAGGATAATATGaggaatacaccactgatagctgcatgtAAGGGAGGACATGTGAGTGTAGTTGAGGGACTGGTaaaggcgggggctgatgtcaatctacaggatgATGACGGGAATACACCACTGCTAGCTGCATGTAAGGGAGGACATGTGAGTAtagtggaggagctggtgaaggcgggggtTGATGTCAATCTACAAGATAGTATGAGGAATACACCACTGCTAGCTGCATGTAAGGGAGGACATGTGAGTATAGTGGAGGGAGTGGTGAAGGCCGGGGCTGATGTAAATCTACAGGATGATGAAGGGAATACACCACTGCTAGCTGCAGGTAAGGGAGGACATGTGAGCATAGTGGAGGGACTGGTGAATGCTGGgactgatgtcaatctacaggatgATGACGGGAATACACCACTGCTAGCTGCATGTAAGGGAGGACATGTAAGTGTAGtgaaggagctggtgaaggcgggggctgatgtcaatctacagggtGATTACACGAATACACCACTGATAGGTGCAGTAAGAAAGTGTCATTTATCAACAGTGAAATGTCTAGTGGAACATGGAGCTGGCTTGGTTATTCAGGATGTTGATATCAATGTGTCAGCAGTATATAAAGCATTAATACTGAACAAATCAGATATAGTGAAATATATCATACAGGAACAAAATAGAATCATTCCTGGTAAATTTAATGGAAATGTACACCTACTTAACTGTCTGGTAGATATCAGACATGCTGGAGTTAAAACAGACAGTAGGGATGAAGTGGTGGTGACAGACAGATCAGTGTGGTCTATGGATAGAGGGGGAGATTTGTGTAAAACAATCAGTAAAGGAGACTGTGATGTACTGAGACGTCTGTTGTGTGTGGGTCTGGATGTCGATCAGTCGATACAGTTTTATGGTAAGTACAATAAGTCTGATGTGATACCTCTGTTGTATACACTTATTGATGAGCGGTATGGTGTTAGCTATAGA